Genomic DNA from Alistipes indistinctus YIT 12060:
GACACCTACGTAATCGAATCCATTCAACTTAATTTTAAATACTAATAGTATGGCAACAACTAAAAGCACAGGGTTCAAATTGAGTGTCATGACACTTGCAATTATGAATATCACTGCCGTTGTGAGCCTGCGTGGACTGCCTGCAGAGGCGGTTTACGGACCCTCTTCGGCTTTTTACTATCTGTTCGCCGCGCTGGTTTTCCTGATTCCTACCGCATTGGTGGCTGCCGAGCTGGCCGCCATGTTCGCCGACAAACAGGGCGGTGTGTTCCGCTGGGTCGGTGAGGCTATGGGTGCCCGGACAGGCTTTCTGGCCATTTGGCTCCAGTGGATCGAGAGTACGATCTGGTATCCGACCGTACTGACCTTCGGCGCGGTATCGATCGCCTTTATCGGCATGCATCCGACGGCCGATATGGCTTTGGCTTCCAATAAAATGTATACGCTGATCGTCGTGCTGGTGATCTACTGGGCAGCTACATTCATCGCCCTTAAGGGTCTGGGCTGGGTCGGTAAAGTAGCCAAGATCGGCGGTCTGGTCGGTACGATCATTCCTGCGGGTTTGCTGATCGTGCTCGGTATTATCTATTTGTCGACCGGCGGCCATAACAATATGGATATGAGCCAGGGATTCTTTCCTGACCTGACGAAGTTCGACAACCTGGTACTGGCGTCCGGTATCTTCCTCTTTTACGCCGGTATGGAGATGATGGGTATTCACGTGATGGATGTGAAGAACCCGAGTAAGAACTATCCGAAAGCCATCTTTATCGGATCGGCGATTACCGTGCTGATTTTCGTGCTGGGTACTTTTTCGTTGGGTTTCATCATTCCCGCAAAGGATATCAATCTGACGCAAAGCCTGCTGATCGGTTTCGACAACTACTTCCAGTACCTGCGTATGAGTTGGGCTTCCCCGATCATAGCCGTTGCGCTGATGTTCGGCGTATTGGCCGGTGTGCTGACATGGGTGGCCGGTCCTTCGAAAGGTATCTTTACCGTGGGTAAGGCCGGTTATCTGCCTCCGTTTTTCCAGAAATCCAACAAAATCGGTGTACAGCGTAATATCCTTTTGATTCAGGGTAGCGTGGTGACTTTGCTGAGCTTACTGTTCGTGGTGATGCCTTCGGTGCAGTCGTTCTACCAGATACTTTCACAGTTGACGGTGCTGTTGTACCTGATCATGTACCTGCTGATGTTCGCATCGGCGATCATATTGCGGTATAAAATGCCGAATATCGTACGTCCGTTTAAGGTCGGTAAGGTGGGTAACGGACTGATTTGGTTCGTGGCCGGTTTGGGTTTCTGCGGTTCGCTGCTGGCTTTCGTGCTGAGTTTTATTCCGCCCAGCCAGATATCAACCGGTAGTAACACCGTATGGTTCTCCGTACTGGTTATCGGCTGTATTGTCGTGGTAGCTGCGCCTTTTATCATCTATGCTTCGCGCAAGCCGTCCTGGCAGGCCCCGGGTGCAGGTTTCCAGCCTTTCCACTGGGAGCTTCCTAAAAATGCTTCCGCAGCCGCTGCTGCGACTGTAACCGCACCTGCGACCCCGTCTGCTGCGGCCACTCCTACTGCCGGCGCGGCCGGTGACGCGACCAACAATCAAAAAACAGAGTCATGAACAAGAACTTAACAAACGATCAGATAAAAGCCGTTGTACAAGAGGCGTACAACGTTGTGAAAAGCGATACGGGCGGCAAAAATGCCGATTACATTCCCTATTTGGCCAATGTGTCTTCGTCGCTGTTCGGTCTCTCGGTTTGCCTGCCTGACGGTGAGGTGATCGAGGTCGGAGACACGGGCTACGTATTCGGTATAGAATCCGTCTCGAAGGTTCCTACCGCCATCCTCGTGATGAAACAGTACGGCGCGGATGTAATCTTGCAAAAGATCGGTGCGGACGCAACCGGATTGCCGTTCAACTCGATCATGGCGATCCTGCTCGAAAACGACCATCCCTCTTCGCCGTTGGTGAATGCGGGTGCCATTTCGGCTTGCAGTATGGTAAAACCGGTGGGTGATTCGGCCGGGAAATGGAAAGCTATTACGGATTTCCTCGGACAATTGTGCGGCAGTCCGTTGGTGCTGATCGACGAGCTGTATAAATCGGAATCCGATACCAATTTCAACAATCGTTCGATTGCCTGGTTGTTGAAGAATTACAACCGGATTTACGACGATCCCGACATGGCGCTCGATATCTATACGCGGCAGTGTTCGCTGGGCATTACACCCAAGCAGCTTTCGATCTGCGGCGGTACGATCGCCAACCGGGGCGTCAATCCCGTGACCAAGACCCAGGTATTCGATAAGGCCCTCGCACCGAAAATCACGTCGATGATCGCTACGGTCGGTTTTTACCAGCATACCGGAGACTGGATGTACACCTCGGGCGTGCCGGCCAAAACCGGTGTCGGCGGCGGTGTGCTCGGGGTCGTTCCCGGCGTGATGGGCATAGCGGCCTTCTCCCCCCCGCTCGACGATGCGGGAAATTCGGTCAAAGCACAAAAGGCCATTTTGTATATCGCGAATAAACTGGGACTGAATATTTTCGACTAATTACACTTTAATCAGTGAGCATCAGAGGGGCATCCGGCAATTGATTTGGGGATGCCCCTTATATTTTATGTAAACTTTTAATGAGGCGGTAAATCTCTTTTTACAGATGGATCGGCTTACGGGTGCTCGGCATTTTATTTGTTCGAATAGTCACGCATGCTTTCACCGGATAAACAAAAACTGTGGAAGCTAAATCTGAATAGTCATTCCCAGCCCTAAAATCTTCCTGCAAAGATGACAACAGGCCAAACGACGACACCTGGTAAGCTTAAACCACACTTGGCATTGATCTTCGCGAATGTTCTTTTCGGGATGAACTTTTCGTTCTACGTCTCGATTATCCATCATTACATGGATTTCGAGGACCTGTTCTTCTTTCGCGTGGCTTTTGCTGCCGTCTGTTTTGTGCCGTGGACTTTTTTTTCGCAGCGCTACCGGATTCCGGCGAAAGACTTTGTGAAAATTCTGATTCCGACGGTGCTGGTTATTTACGGGCATGAATTCATGATGCTCTGGGGGGCCGAATATACCAATCCGGTGGATGCTTCGACGATTGCCACGATGGCACCGATCGTCACGCTGGTTGTTTCGGCGCGGATGCTGCACGAGAGGCTGCACATGGCTAAGGTGATCGGCGTGATTCTGGCTTTTATCGGTGCGGCTGTACTGATCCTCGGCAACGGAATCCCCGTTTTGCGCAGCCGGGAATTCGGCAACCTGTTTATGTTTATCAGCGTATTGGCCGCTGCCACCAATACGATTTTCATCAAACCTTCGCTGATGCGATACGGTACGATCCTCGTCACGGGTTGGTATTACATCATCGGACTGGTGATTTCCGCCCCGTTCTTTGCCAAAGGGTTGATGCACTATGATTTTGCGTCGTTGCCAGTGGCCGGGGGGCTTGAAATCGCATATATCCTGGTACTGGGAACCGTGCTGCCCAACTACCTGCTGTATTACGGTACGGAGAAACTGACCTCGGTGCATACGGGCCTTTACTCCTATTTGCAGCCGATTTCGGCCACTATCCTGGCCCTGTTGCGCCGACAGGTCGAACTCGATTACAATAACCTGATTGCTGCCGGATTGATCCTGATCGGTATCGTCCTGGTGGTGATCACTTATGAAAAATATAAATTTCCGGTTCCCAAAATCTAAATGCAAATTGAGCTACCTTTGCAAGGTTTTAGTCTTTTTCGCATTTATGGGGAGTTTTCGCGGTGTACTGTATGCTTTGATTTCATCGACCACCTTCGGGTTGGTTCCTTTTTTTTCGATCGCGCTGCTCGGCAGCGGTATGTCGGCTGCAACGGTGCTGTTTTACAGGATGAGTGTTGCGGCATTGCTGATCGGGCTGGTCGCCGCGGCGCAGCGGAAAAGTTTTGTCATTACGGCCCGTGAATTCGTGATTATCGTCGGTCTGGGGTGGCTTTATGCCGGCACGTCGCTCGGCCTGATTCTCTCCTATAGTTTGATCCCCAGTGGTATTGCTACGACGATTCATTTTCTGTATCCCATTTTGGTCACGTTTCTGATGATCGTCTTTTTTCGTGAGAAACGGTCGGCCGGATTGGTGGTGGCTGCGGTCGTTTCGTTGCTGGGTGTCGGGTTGCTGAGTTGGAGCGGCGGTGCTGTCGTGAACGTAGAAGGCATCATGCTGGTGCTGATTACCGTGATAACTTATGCACTCTATATCGTAGGCGTTAATAAAACGGGTGTCGGACGAATCGATTCACTGCCGCTGACTTTCTATATCCTGTTGTCCGCGGCGGTATTGTTCGCTATGTTCGCGGGACTGACCACCGGCATCGGGCCGATCCGCAGTTGGTATCAGGCGGTGAATGTTTTGCTGATTGCGCTGGTTCCTACGGTTATCTCCAATTTGACGCTGATACTGGCGGTTAAGAATGTCGGGTCGACCGTGACGGCGATTCTCGGTTCGATGGAGCCGGTTACGGCTGTATTGGTGAGTATTTTTCACTTCGGTGAACCGTTCAATCTGCAATATGCCTCCGGTTTGATGCTGATCCTCGCATCGGTTTGTCTGGTCGTATGGAGCAACAACCGTCGGCATCGGATTGATCGTTAAAACCGGCGGTTCGGTCGTATTTTTTTTGCAATCGGTACGAATCAGTTGTTTGCGGGAGAAATTCCTTTTACTTTTATTTCGTCAATTCTCCCTTTTTCAATTATGCAAACGACTCAACGATCGCGGACAAAAGTTATCCAGGTTATCGTCCATACGATCGCCTGGGCGATGATGTTCTGCTCTCCGCTCTTTTTCTCGCAGGGCGAAGGCAATTCGATTTCGTGGGCCCGCTACCTGGGTTTCTGCGCTTCGCCGCTCGCGTTCATGCTTGTCTTTTACCTCAATTATTTCGTGCTGATCGATCGTTTGTTGTTCCGCAAGCGGCTCGGGACCTTTGTCCTGATCAATCTCCTGTTAATTATATTGCTGGCAGTTGGACTACATGGCTGGCATGAATTCCACCGGACGTATGTGATGGGGATCCCCCCTTCTTCCCGCCCGCGTGCCCGTACGCAATTTTATCTCTTTTTCATGCTCCGGGACGCTGTGACGATGCTGCTGGTTACGGGGTTGAGTGTAGCCATCAAAATGACGGGACGCTGGTATCGTGTCGAGCGGGAAAAACAGGAGATCGAAAAGGAACGCACGCAGGCGGAATTGCAAAACCTGAAAAGCCAGCTCAACCCCCATTTCCTGTTCAATACGCTGAACAATATCTATGCGCTGGTGGCGCTCAATCCCCAGCAGGCGCAGTATGCGTTGCATTCGTTGAGCCAGTTGCTGCGGTATGTACTGTATGACAACAATCAGCAGATGATGCCGTTGTCTAAGGAGTTGGCGTTTATTCGCAGCTATGTGGAACTGATGAGCCTTCGTTTGTCGAAACAGGTACAGCTCGAAGTGAACCTGCCTGAGGACGACCGGGGATACCAGGTGGCTCCGCTGCTATTTATCGCATTGATCGAAAATGCCTTTAAACATGGTGTCAGTGCAACGGAACCCTCCTTCATTCACATTTCGTTCGCATTGACCGGAGGTGATACGCTGATTTGCACGGTCGAAAACAGTTGTTTCCCGAAAAATGAACTGGATCGCAGCGGATCGGGCATCGGCCTTGAAAATTTGCGCCGCCGCCTGAGCCTGCTCTATCCCGGACAGCATATTCTGCGGATGGAAAAGATCGGGGAGCAGTATGTGGCGCAGCTGATCCTGACATTGAAACCGCATGTGCAGGATAGCGAAATCGGGTCAAAATGATTATCTTGTCGAAACAAATTGTGAGAAGTGATGTCGTTATTGCGTTCCATAGTGGTCGATGACGAACCGTTGGCCCGCGAACTGGTCGAAGGATATGTAAACCAGACACCTTTCCTGGAGTCGGCCGGTTCCTACCCCGATGCACTCAGTGCTATGGAGGCTATCCGTAATGGGATGCAGGCCGAACTGTTGTTTCTCGATATCCAGATGCCGAATCTCAGCGGACTGGAACTCTCGCGTTTGCTGCCGCCGGAGATGAAAGTCATTTTTATTACAGCGTTCGAACAATACGCTGTCGAGGGGTTCCGCGTCGAAGCACTCGATTACCTGCTCAAGCCGGTCAGCTATGCCGACTTCCTGTCGGCGGCCCAGAAAGCACAACGCCAGTTCGAACTGGAACGAGGCGCGGTCAAGGCGAATGTTTCCGTCGAGGAGCGGAGTATCTTCGTAAAAACCGACTACAAAATCGTCCAGATCCATCTGGATTCCGTGCTCTATTTGGAAGGGGTCAAAGATTATGTGCGCATTCATACGGATGATGGCCCGGTCATGACGCTGATGAGTATGAAGGCGATGGAAGACGCCCTGCCCGATACCCGCTTTATCCGGGTGCACCGTTCTTTCATAGTCAATCTGGATCGTGTGACGACCATTGAGCGCAACCGGATCGTATTCGGCAAGGTTTATATTCCGATCACCGATTCCTATAAGGATCGGTTTATGGAAATCCTTTCCCGGCGTTTGTTGTAGCGTTCCGGGAACAGCGAGGCGTGTATCGTATTGTCGTCGATGTGGCGTACAGGCTCCGTGGGGGTACTTTATGCCGTTCTGCTTTTCCTTCTTGAAAGAATGTCCGGCATATGTTCGAGTGCCCACCCCACCAGGGCGTCGATATGCGGAATCAGGCTTTGTCCGGTTACGGTCAGCTTATATTCTACCCGTGGGGGCACTTCCGGATAAACTTTTCTGGATACCAGTCCGTCTGTTTCGAGATTGCGCAGTGTGACGGTCAGCATCCGTTGTGAAATATCGGCGATGGATTTCTGGATGTCGCTGAAACGCATGGTTCCGTTGGCGTGCAGCGTCACCAGTACGAGCATCGGCCACTTTTCCCCGATTCGCGTGAGGATATCCCGGATCGGACAATCGTTGGTATGGTGAAAGTTTTGCATTCTTCTTGCAGGTTTATCTTTTTGAAAGCCAGCAAAGGTTACTTTGATGTAACTCTCTGACATTGATGTTGGTTCTTGGTTATTTGTACAATTGGTTTTATATTCGCATCACAAAAGTAATAAACTTACTAAAAATAACTATTGTGTCATTAAAAAATTGAATTATGGCAAAACGTGTTGCGGCGGTAGCCGTTAATCCGGTTAATGGATTCGGTTTGTTCCAGTATTTGGAGGCTTTTTTTGAAAATGGGATCGGATACGAGGTTTATGCGGTGGCTCCGGCAAAAGAGATTAAAACCAATTCGGGTATTACGTTGGTGGCCGATGATGTGATTGCCAACCTGAAAGGTAAAGAGGATCAGTTCGACGCGCTGGTTTTTGCCTGCGGCGATGCTGTGCCCGTTTTTCAACAGCATGCTTCGGAGCCTTATAACGTCG
This window encodes:
- the gadC gene encoding putative glutamine/gamma-aminobutyrate antiporter GadC; translation: MATTKSTGFKLSVMTLAIMNITAVVSLRGLPAEAVYGPSSAFYYLFAALVFLIPTALVAAELAAMFADKQGGVFRWVGEAMGARTGFLAIWLQWIESTIWYPTVLTFGAVSIAFIGMHPTADMALASNKMYTLIVVLVIYWAATFIALKGLGWVGKVAKIGGLVGTIIPAGLLIVLGIIYLSTGGHNNMDMSQGFFPDLTKFDNLVLASGIFLFYAGMEMMGIHVMDVKNPSKNYPKAIFIGSAITVLIFVLGTFSLGFIIPAKDINLTQSLLIGFDNYFQYLRMSWASPIIAVALMFGVLAGVLTWVAGPSKGIFTVGKAGYLPPFFQKSNKIGVQRNILLIQGSVVTLLSLLFVVMPSVQSFYQILSQLTVLLYLIMYLLMFASAIILRYKMPNIVRPFKVGKVGNGLIWFVAGLGFCGSLLAFVLSFIPPSQISTGSNTVWFSVLVIGCIVVVAAPFIIYASRKPSWQAPGAGFQPFHWELPKNASAAAAATVTAPATPSAAATPTAGAAGDATNNQKTES
- a CDS encoding DMT family transporter produces the protein MTTGQTTTPGKLKPHLALIFANVLFGMNFSFYVSIIHHYMDFEDLFFFRVAFAAVCFVPWTFFSQRYRIPAKDFVKILIPTVLVIYGHEFMMLWGAEYTNPVDASTIATMAPIVTLVVSARMLHERLHMAKVIGVILAFIGAAVLILGNGIPVLRSREFGNLFMFISVLAAATNTIFIKPSLMRYGTILVTGWYYIIGLVISAPFFAKGLMHYDFASLPVAGGLEIAYILVLGTVLPNYLLYYGTEKLTSVHTGLYSYLQPISATILALLRRQVELDYNNLIAAGLILIGIVLVVITYEKYKFPVPKI
- a CDS encoding LytR/AlgR family response regulator transcription factor — encoded protein: MSLLRSIVVDDEPLARELVEGYVNQTPFLESAGSYPDALSAMEAIRNGMQAELLFLDIQMPNLSGLELSRLLPPEMKVIFITAFEQYAVEGFRVEALDYLLKPVSYADFLSAAQKAQRQFELERGAVKANVSVEERSIFVKTDYKIVQIHLDSVLYLEGVKDYVRIHTDDGPVMTLMSMKAMEDALPDTRFIRVHRSFIVNLDRVTTIERNRIVFGKVYIPITDSYKDRFMEILSRRLL
- a CDS encoding DJ-1/PfpI family protein encodes the protein MAKRVAAVAVNPVNGFGLFQYLEAFFENGIGYEVYAVAPAKEIKTNSGITLVADDVIANLKGKEDQFDALVFACGDAVPVFQQHASEPYNVDLMEVIKTFGEKGKMMIGHCAGAMMFDFVGITAGRKLAVHPLAKAAIRNGVVTDEKSEIDGNFYTAQDENSVWTMMPHLIEALKA
- a CDS encoding sensor histidine kinase, which gives rise to MQTTQRSRTKVIQVIVHTIAWAMMFCSPLFFSQGEGNSISWARYLGFCASPLAFMLVFYLNYFVLIDRLLFRKRLGTFVLINLLLIILLAVGLHGWHEFHRTYVMGIPPSSRPRARTQFYLFFMLRDAVTMLLVTGLSVAIKMTGRWYRVEREKQEIEKERTQAELQNLKSQLNPHFLFNTLNNIYALVALNPQQAQYALHSLSQLLRYVLYDNNQQMMPLSKELAFIRSYVELMSLRLSKQVQLEVNLPEDDRGYQVAPLLFIALIENAFKHGVSATEPSFIHISFALTGGDTLICTVENSCFPKNELDRSGSGIGLENLRRRLSLLYPGQHILRMEKIGEQYVAQLILTLKPHVQDSEIGSK
- a CDS encoding winged helix-turn-helix transcriptional regulator yields the protein MQNFHHTNDCPIRDILTRIGEKWPMLVLVTLHANGTMRFSDIQKSIADISQRMLTVTLRNLETDGLVSRKVYPEVPPRVEYKLTVTGQSLIPHIDALVGWALEHMPDILSRRKSRTA
- the glsA gene encoding glutaminase A, whose translation is MNKNLTNDQIKAVVQEAYNVVKSDTGGKNADYIPYLANVSSSLFGLSVCLPDGEVIEVGDTGYVFGIESVSKVPTAILVMKQYGADVILQKIGADATGLPFNSIMAILLENDHPSSPLVNAGAISACSMVKPVGDSAGKWKAITDFLGQLCGSPLVLIDELYKSESDTNFNNRSIAWLLKNYNRIYDDPDMALDIYTRQCSLGITPKQLSICGGTIANRGVNPVTKTQVFDKALAPKITSMIATVGFYQHTGDWMYTSGVPAKTGVGGGVLGVVPGVMGIAAFSPPLDDAGNSVKAQKAILYIANKLGLNIFD
- a CDS encoding EamA family transporter, encoding MGSFRGVLYALISSTTFGLVPFFSIALLGSGMSAATVLFYRMSVAALLIGLVAAAQRKSFVITAREFVIIVGLGWLYAGTSLGLILSYSLIPSGIATTIHFLYPILVTFLMIVFFREKRSAGLVVAAVVSLLGVGLLSWSGGAVVNVEGIMLVLITVITYALYIVGVNKTGVGRIDSLPLTFYILLSAAVLFAMFAGLTTGIGPIRSWYQAVNVLLIALVPTVISNLTLILAVKNVGSTVTAILGSMEPVTAVLVSIFHFGEPFNLQYASGLMLILASVCLVVWSNNRRHRIDR